CCGGGGCTCAACGTCGTCCGGGTCCCCACCGGCGGGCGCACCTTCGAGTACCTGAGCGAGGACCCCCGACTGACGAGCGCAGTCGGCGCCGCCTACGTCGGCGGCGTCGAAGCGGGGGGCGTGGCCGCGACGGCGAAACACTTCGTCGCGAACAACCAGGAGCACCGGCGCGACGTGGTCGACGCCGTCGTCTCCGAGCGGGCGCTCCGGGAAGTCTACCTGCCGGGCTTTCGCGCGGCGGTCGAAGCGGACGTCTCGGCGGTGATGGCCGCGTACAACAGGGTGAACGGCCACTACATGAGCGAACACCGGCCATTACTGGAGGGCGTCCTCCGCGAGGAGTGGGGGTTCGACGGCGTGGTGACGAGCGACTGGTGGGGGACCCACGACGCCGTCGCGGCCGCCGAGGGTGGGCTGGACCTGGAGATGCCCGGTGCGTCCGTCGTCGAGCTGTTCGCCCCCCACAGCCGCGTGCTGCGCGCGATGGTCCGACTGCGGCCCTCGGACCGGCTGGACCTCGACCCGCCGCTGTTCTGGCGGCCGGTCCAGCGGTTGTTCACCGACGACGGCCAGCCCGACCCCTACCCCTTCGATCTCTTCGGCGACCCGCTCCGCCGAGCCGTCGCCGACGGGCTCGTCGCCGAGGCGACGCTCGACCGGAAGGTCCGACACGTCCTCGGGCTGTACGACCGGCTGGGGAAGCTCGGCGGGCCGCGAGGAGAGCGCTCCCGCGGGGCGCCACGGACCGTCGACTGGGAGGGCCACCACGACCTCGCCCGGGAGGTGGCCCGCCGCGGGACCGTCCTGCTGGCTAACGACGGCACCCTGCCGCTGGGCGGGAACGAGTCGCTGGCCGTCGTCGGACCGAACGCCGACGAGGCGAAGGTCGGCGGCGGCGGGAGTTCGGAAGTCACGCCCACCCGGACGGTTAGTCCCGTCGAGGGCCTGCGTGAACGGGCGAGCGCGCCAAACGTCGGCTTCGAACGCGGGGTCAAACCGGTCGCGAACCCGTCGATGTTCGACGTGCCGGGGTCGGGGCTCCGTCGGCGACTCCGTTCGGGACCCGACTTCGACGCCGCCGTGGCCGCGGCGGCCGCCGCCGACGTTACGGTCGTCGTCGTCCAGGACGGCGCGACCGAGGGCGAGGACCGCGACTCGATGGCGCTGCCCGGTGGACAGGACCGGCTCGTCGGTGCGGTCGCCGAGGCGAACCCGCGGACGGTCGTCGTCTGTCGCTCCAGCGGCCCCGTCGAGATGCCCTGGGCCGACGACGTGGCCGCCGTCGTCCAGACGTGGTACCCCGGCCAGGCCGACGGCGCGGCGCTGGCTGACGTGCTCTACGGCGCCGACCCCGGCGGCCGGCTCCCGGTGACCGTCGGCCGACGGTTCGAGGACTACCCGGTCGCCGGCGACGAGCGCCGCTACCCCGGCGAACACGAACACGTCCACTACGACGAGGGCGTCTTCGTCGGCTACCGCGGGTTCGACCGCGACGGCGTCGCCCCCCGCTTCCCGTTCGGCCACGGCCTGAGCTACGCCGACTTCGAGTACGACGACCTCGCGATCGAGCACATCGACACCGACGGCGGGGGCGACGACCTCGACGCCCCAGTCCTCGACGCGACCGTCACCGTCGCGAATCGCGCCGACCGACCCGGTCGAGAGGTCGTCCAGGCGTACGTCGAACCGCCGGCGGCGCCGGCGGGGATCGACCGTCCGCGGCGCGAACTCGCGGCCTTCGAGTCGGTCGGGCTCGACGGCGGCGAGCGGCGGACCGTCCCGCTGTCCGTTCCGAAACGGGCGCTCGCCCGCTACGACCCCCGTGACGGCTGGACGGTCGACGCCGGGGAGTACGCCGTCGTCGTCGGCCGGTCCTCGCGGGACGGACGGGTGCGGGCGAGCGTCGAGCTATCGAAGTAGCGGCGGCCGGGCGCGACCGGCCCGTCAGGAGTCGGGTTCGAGCGCGTCGAGGAGTTCCTCGGCCGACCGGATCGACGCGAACTCCCCGTCGAGCTGGGCCAGCGCCGTGCGGTGGATCAGGTCGGCGTCGAACTCCTCACGGCCGGGCTCGCTCCGCTCGTCCGACGAGCCGCCGGTCGCTTCGCTCCCGGAGACGTCGAGCGACCGGTCGAAGGTGGCGGTCGCGTCGCGGGCGACGGTCACGCCGAACCCGCGGTTCTCGGCCATCCGCGCCGTCGTCGAGACGCAGTGGTCGGTCGTCAGGCCGCAGACGACGACGGACTCGTGGCCACCGTCGCGGAGCCAGTCTTCGAGGTCGGTGTCGACGAACGCGCCGTTGACCCGCTTGACGAACGCCGGTTCGCCCTCCCGGGGCTCGAACCCGTCTTTGAACGCGAACCCCCGTCTGTCGCCCCGCAGCGGCGAGTCGGTCTCCGTCGAGTCGTGGCGGACGTGGGCGACCGGTGCGTCCGCCTCGCGCCAGGCGTCCAGCAGACCCAGCGCCGCGTCCTCGGCGTCGGGGTTGTTGCGCTCGCCCCAGCCAGGGTCGTCGAAGCCGCGCTGGAAGTCGACGAGGACGAGCACCGGTTCGGACGACGAGCGCGGGGGAGAGTCGGACATCAGTCGTCGCCCGCGGCCGTCGAACCGCGCCCGTGACCGGACCCGTGGTCGCACAGCGCGTCCGATTTCGGGTGTTCGCGTGTGACGGTGATAGGGCAGTCGTCGGGCATCGCCGAGTCGTCTTCCGAGAGCATGTACTGGACCCACTCGCGGTCGCCGTCGACGCCCCAGTCGCCCAGGTCGGCGTGGGGGCAGACGCCGTCGTAGTCTCCGAGGCGGTCCTGGATGACCTCGCGTGCGTGCTGGCCGGCGTCGGTGTCACCGGTGACGCCCATGGTCTCGAACAGCGCCCGCGGCTGGAAGGTGATCTCCAGACCGACCGGGCAGAAACGGCTCGTGCGGTCGTCGTAGAAGGGCGCCCGGCAGGTCGGGAACATCGGTTCGCCGCCGAAGGAGAACTCCCAGTAGGGGTCGTCGGGGTCGGTCGGGATATCTGTCGGCCACGGCTCCGGGTCGTGGACGTGCAGGAACTGGAGGACGTGCCACAGGCTCCGGTGGTACTCGGCCTCCGACAGCGGCTCGGCGGGCGGCCGGAAGAAGGTGACGAGCGACGCGCGGTCGCTGTGGTCCCGGTAGGTGTCGAGGTACTCGAGGACCGTCCGCCCGAGGTCGAGCAGCGCGTCCTTGTCGGTCATCGACGGGACGGCGGTGTACAGCGGGTCGCCGTTGGCGACCGACTCGACGCCGAAGAAACAGGGGAAGGGACTGCCGTTGCGCTCGCCGAGTAGCCCCTCCCGGAACGTGTTCCAGTGGGCGGCGACCCAGTCGGGGGCCGCGCCCGAGTCCACCCGCGCCGCGACGGTCTCCTGGTCGACCAGGTTCCCGACCACTCGCTTCGTCATCGATCGGATCCAGATGCCGTATCCAGTTCAATCCGTCGTTGGCGGTCGCCGAATCACGGTCGGCCGACCGGGTCACCGACCCGGATCGCGCCGCTCTCGACGATCCGGCAACGGAGGCCGCCGCGGCCGGCCAGCGCCGCTGTCGCGTCCGGTTCGTCCAGCCGGTCGGCCAGGTACGCGCAGGGTTCGCAGGGCCCCGACCCGACGCAGACCGCGTCGCCGACCCGGAACCGTTCGTCGACCAGCCCGTCGAGGTCGACGCCGGCGACGGTGACGTTTCGCCGGTGGACGCCCGCTTCGATCGAGAGGCCGTACTCGCGTTCGACCGCGGCGAGCGCCTCGCTCGCGACGAGCGTCAGGTCGCTCCCCTCGCGCGAGCCCGGCGAGTCGTCGAAGTAGCGGTCGCCCCGCAGCCCCGCGCCGGCGACCGCTTCGACCCGCTCGACCGGTTCCGGGTCGGCGCCACTCGCCGGGACGACGTGGATCCGCTCGACTGTTCCGTTCATACGGTACGGTCGGGGGCTGTCGGAATAACTGCTGGCAGACGGGAAAGTGAATCAGGTATAGCGGCTGGACGACCTATGTTATCTGATCCATAGGCCTATTCCTATGGAGGCAATACCATAGGGTAACGGAGGGCGTCCTACACGACGGTCGCCGACTGGCAGGATGTCGAAGGGAACTACGTCGTTGACGTTACCATCCGCCAGACCGAGGACGCACAGTACCCGAGCGAGTGGGACTACAGTCTCCACCTCGGGGAAATCGACGGCGACACCGTCCTCCGGTACGACAACGTCCACGAACGGACGAAAGGGCACGAGCGCCACACCGGAGACGAGGTCGAAGTGATCGACTTCCCTGGGATGCTCGCACTCCACGACCGGTTCAACGGAGAGGCGGAGGCGATGACCCCCGTCTCGTGGGACTGGCCGGAGTAGGACGCCATCGGGAGGACCACAGTATGCCAACGCTCAAAGTCACCGTCGGTGAACGCGACCGTCTCGACCAGCGCACGCGGCAGCGAATCGCGGCCGCTCAGGACGGGGAACACCTCGACGACGCGCAACCGGTCCTGAACTTCGGGTCGTACGCGGAACTCAGTCGCCTCCTCAGCCGGACGAATCTAGAACTCCTGGAGACGATCTTCGAGCACGGGCCCGAGAGTATCCGAGAGGCGGCCGAATTGGTCGACCGAGACTATAAACAGGTTCACCGGAACCTCTCGGAGCTCGAAGATATCGGTGTCGTCGAGTTCGAAGGCGGCGGTTCCGGTCGGGCCAAGAAGCCAGTGCTGGCCTACGACGGACTCGAAATCGACATTCCGTTCGCTCGATCAGACGACAGCACCGGTACAGCAGCGCCGTGAGAAAACCGGAACGCAGTCGATATGTCCTACGGCAAGCGAGCCCGCGGGGGTCTCGCGAGCGCAGCGAGTGAGACCTCGCGGGCTCGTCGACCGAGGAACGGAGTGACGAGGAAGACGAGCCCGCGGGGATTTGAACCGAGTGCGAGACGGTCGCCTCGCTCCGCTCGGCGCTGCGACTCGCGTGTTCAAATCCCCGCAGGTGACGACATTTGCCGCTCGCGAATTGCTCGCGGCAAAATGAGCGAGCCCGCAGGGGTCTCGCGAGCGCAGCGAGTGAGACCTCGCGGGCTCGGCGACCGAGGAACGAAGTGACGAGGGAGACGAGCCCGCGGGGATTTGAACCCCGGGCAACTTGGTCCGGAACCAAGCACTCTGTCCACTGAGCTACGGGCCCACGTGTCCGGGTAGCGCGCTGGGACTCTTAATCGTTGTGAGACGGCGGCGAAACGCGGAGAATCCGGGTCGCGGTCAGGGCTGCTCGCCCGTCTCGATCGTGAAGTCGTCGGTCGGGTAGGCGACGCAGGTCAGGCAGTAGCCGTCCTCCATGTCGTCCTCGAACAGCGACTCGTTCTGTTCGTGCTGGATGTAATCGAGCGCGGGGCCGTCCTGGATCTTACCGGCACAGGAGACACACTGGCCCTGCCGGCAGGCGTAGGGGAGGTCCCAGCCTTCCTCCTCGCCCACGTCGAGGATGTTCTCGTTGTTGGCGATCTCGATGGTCTCGCCCTCCTTGGCGAACTCGATCTCGTAGTACTCGACCTCGTCGTCGGCGATAGCCTCGGGGTCGAAGCCCTCCTCGTCCTCTTCTTCCTCGCCCTCGGCGAGCTCGGCGCCGCCCTCGCCGGCGGGGATGGCGCCCGCGGCACCGCCGCCGATCGAGCGATTCATCGGCTCGGGGAAGTCCGTCTCCGGCACCGCCGCAGCGCGCTGTTCGAGGACTTCCTGGGAGATGTCCGCCGGGGGCTCCCAGCCGGTCCCCCGCGCGTAGTGGACCGCGACGACGACGAGTGTCAACGCCGCCCCGATCGCGACACTCACTGTAGTGTCCATATTCGGGCTTCGGAGTGCCCGTATAACTAACTGACGCTTCAACGGTGGCCGACCGCCCGACCCCGGCCCCGAACGTGTTCTCCGGGCGACGGGACCCGCACGATGGGGGCCGGCCGACGGGACCGCGCCTACTCCTCGCGCCGCGGCACCTCGTGACGCCCGAACCCGTAGCGAAGCCGGTTGGCCAGCCGCCGCGAGAACCGCCCCGGCCCCTCGCTGCCGGACGACCGCGAGTCGAAGCGCTCTGCCAGCGCCTGGTAGATCAGGGGGACGGGAACCTCCTGTTCGAGGGCCTCCTGGACGGTCCAGGTGCCCGTCGAGCCGCCCTCGATGCGGTCGGCGACGGTGCCCAGATCGGTGCCCTCCTCGGCGAAGGCCTCCTCGCAGAGTTCCAGCAGCCACGAGCGGATGACGGCGCCGTTGTTCCACGTGCGCGCGACGGATTCGAGATCGAGGTCGTAGCGGCCGTTCGCCAGCAGCTCGAACCCCTCGCCGTAGGTCTGCATCAAGGCGTACTCGACGCCGTTGTGGACCATCTTCACGTAGTGGCCCGACCCCGCCGGGCCCATCCGGTCGTGCCCGTCGGAGCCGGTCGCGACGGCGTCGAAGACGGGGGTGAGTTCCTCGTAGGCCCACTCCGGGCCGCCGACCATCAGCGAGAAGCCCAGCTCGGCGCCCGCGGGGCCGCCCGAGGTCCCACAGTCGAGGTAGGCGGCCGTCGTCGACTCGGCGCGGCGGACCGAGTCCTCGAAATAGGAGTTGCCGCCGTCGACGACGACGTCGTCGGCGTCGAGGTGCGGTTCCAGGTCGTCGAGCGCGGCGTCGACGGCGCCGCCGGCGGGGACCATCAGCCAGATGCGCTTGTCGTCGCCGAGTCGCTCGGCGAGGTCGACCACACTGTCGGCGGGGGTCGCGCCCGCGTCGGCGGCCGTCGCGACGGCCTCCTCGTCGAGGTCGAAGGCCACCACGTCGTGGCCCGCTTCGAGCACGCGGTCGACGACGATCTGTCCCATCCGTCCGAGTCCGACGACGCCCAGTTGCATACGCCGAGTCTCGCCGGGCGCGCAAGTAGGGGTTGTGGTTTCGCGGTTCGCCCGGGCCGAACCGTGTCGGGTGCACCACCGGACCGACCGTCACGTACCCGGCGCGTGACCGGTACGTACCGCGCGACAACACTCTTGACGATAGCCACCGTATCACATAGTGCGGACGCGGCGAGGACAGATCGGACGAGCCGAGTGGGTGCGCCCGACAGGACGGGCTCGCTCGGGTTGGAGGCAAAATCGAATGGCCCGTAAGAGGGCGACGAGATGAACGCCTCGAAGGAGGACCGAAGCGCGCCAGGACCGGTCCGGCCGGCCGGATCGGTGCGAAGGCCAACTACCGGACGCCGGGTGACCGGCGCTCGGGAAGCCGGCCGCTGGCAACCGCTGGTGTGAGTCCAGCTAAAGCCCGGAAGGGCGACGCCGGGGAACCGGCTACAGCCGGAGAACGCCGGAAGAGCCGTACGGTGCGCGGAAAACGTCTCCCGTCCGAGTCCAGATCGTGGCGTCCGGCCGATTTCTTCACGCTCCCGAGCCGAAGGCGCGTCGCGACGATTCGATACACCGGCATACGCTTGACAGCGTCAGACGCCATCGGCTCGGTGGACTCGCGGAGAGGCGCGACGGGGCAGGGGGAAACCGGACGAGAGCGGCCAGAAGTGACGACGAGAGCGGCCAGAAGTGGCGAATCGCGGTCAGTCGTCGCAGTCGTCACTACCGTCGCCGTCGTGGATGGGACGCAGCGGCGTGATCTGCGGGCCGCGGTCGGTCGGGACGACCTCGGCTTCGATCTCGAACACGTCGGCGAGCAACTGCTCGGTGACGACCTCCTCGGGCGAACCCCGGCCATGAACGGCGCCGTCCTGCAGGGCGACGACGCGGTCGGCCAGCCGGGCGGCCTGCTGGAGGTCGTGGAGGACGACGACGACGGTCTTGTCGCTCTCGGCCCGCAGCGTCTCGACGATCTCCATCACCTCCAGCTGGTGGTGCATGTCGAGGAACGTGGTCGGCTCGTCGAGCAGGAGCACGTCCGTCTGCTGGGCGAGGACCATCGCGATCCAGACCAACTGTTTCTGGCCGCCCGAGAGGCTGCCGACGTCGCGGTCGCGGAGGTGGTCGACGCCGGCCAGGTCGATGGCGCGGTCGATGGCCGCGCGGTCCTCCTCGGTGAGGCCGTCGAAGAACCCGCGATGGGGGTACCGACCGTGTTCGACGAGCTTCCGGACGGTGATGCTGTCGGGCGCGACGTTCTCCTGGGAGAGCAGACCCAGCCGGCGGGCCAGGTCCTTGGCGTCCATGTCGGCGACCTCGCTGCCGTCGATGCGGACGGCGCCGGCCTCCGGGGCGAGCTGGTCGGCCATCGCCTTCAGGAGAGTGCTCTTCCCACTGCCGTTGGGGCCGACCAGCGCCGTGACCTCGCCGGGCGCGGCGACGAGCGACTCGCCGTCGACGACGGGTTCCTCGCTGGTGGGGTAGCCGACGACCACGTCCTCGGCTTCGAAGGGCGTCCCGCCGGCGTCGGCGTCACCGCCGGCGGCGATGGCGGGCGCCGAGAGCGCCGACCGGGCGTCGGGGCTCTCGTCGCAATCGGTGTGGTCGTCGTCGCGGTGCGGCGGGGTCGGGGTGGTGTCGCTCTGGCTCATATCTGTCCGAGTTGCTCCTGTTTGCGCATCAGGTAGAGGAAGTACGGGCCGCCCACGAGGCCGGTGACGATACCGACGGGGAGCTGGCCGCTCCCGCCCGCGAGGACGGGGATGGCCAGGCGCGCGCCCACGTCGGCGGCCACGAGCAGTGCCGGCCCGGCGAAGACGCAGCCGACGACGAGCCGGCGGTAATCGCTGCCGACGACGTTGCGGACCACGTGGGGGACGATGAGGCCGACGAAGCCGACGATGCCGGCGACGGCGATGGAGGCGGCGGCGGCGAGGACGCCGACCGCAGAGAGGGCGAAGCGCATCCGCTCGACGTTCATCCCGAGCGAGGAGGCGGTGCGTTCGCCCAGCAGCAGGACGTTCAGCTGGCGGGCGCCGACGAGCGCGAGGCCGACGGCGACGAGCGACCACGGGAGCGCGGTGCGGACCTGCTCCCAGTCGACGCCGGTCAGCGAGCCGGTGGTCCAGGCGATGGCCGACTGGACCACGCCGATGCTGTCGGCGAAGAAGAACAGTCCGGTCTGGAGGCTCTGGAAGACGGTCCCGACGATGACGCCCGCCAACACCAGCCGGACGGGCGAAGTCCCTCCCTTCCAGGCGATGACGTAGACGATGACGAACGCGGCCATCCCGCCGGCGGCGGCGATGATCGGCAGCGCCGCCGCGAGCACTGGGAAGACGACGAGCGTCAGGAGGATGAGCAGGCCAGCGCCCGAGGAGACACCCAGCACGAACGGGCTCGCGAGTTCGTTGCGAGTCACGGCCTGGAAGATGGCGCCCGAGACGGCGAGGTTCGCGCCGACGAGTCCGGCGACGAACACGCGGGGCAGCCGGATCGTCCAGACGATGAGCGTCGGCGTCGCGAGGTCGGGCAGTTCGCCGCCGAAGCCCGTGACCGTTCGCATCAATCCCTCGCCGAGCAGGAAGTTCAGCACCCAGCGGTGGTCGAGCAGGACGGCGGGGTCGACGACCGACCCCCACGCCCGGGCGACCGACATCGAGTACGTACCGAAGCTCACCTGGACGAGCCCGGCGACCACCGTGACCGCCAGACTCGCCAGGCACAGCCCCAGCAGCGACCGGTCGACCCAGTCGAAGCGGGCGCTCTCGGCCGCCTCCGACTCGCCCCCCGGCGCGACGTTCTCCGCCATTCGATCGTTTTAGGTATGCCTAAACAGTGGTTTAGTGGTTGCGGTTCGCCGAGGCGCCCTCCGAGCGGCCGCCGCCGTCGGGCGCATCCCCGGCGGGTGCGTCGCCGGCGGGAACGTCGTCGGGCGCGTCGCCGTCGGGGTCGTTGGCAGCGGTCCGTCCGGCCTCGATCTCGGCGGCGCGTTCGAGGACCGCGTCGTCGTCGAGGTGTTCGAGGAGTCGCTGGTGGCCGCGGTCGGTCAGATCGGCGACTTCGTCGGCGCTCCGGCGGGTGTCGAAGGCGTCGTCGATGTACTCCTCGCGGAGGTCGTCGAGGGTCGCGTCGTCGGCGTCGTGGTCCTCGGGGACGCGCTCGTCGAACCACTCGCGCCAGCGTTCGCGGTCGCCCCACTCGCCCTCGAACTCGCTGTCGGGGCGGAGCCAGTCGTAGTGGCGGGCGAGATCGACGGGGTAGCCCCGCTCGACCCGGCGGTCTTCGAGCAGCGTCCGGGCGACGTGGGCGCCCCGGCCGGCCGCGACGACGGCCTGTACGTCCCGCTGCCCGGCGGGCGAAGCGACGTAGAGCCCGTCGACGGGCGTTCGGCCGTCCGCGTCGGCGTAGTCGGGGTCGACGTGTTCGTGGGTCTCGCCGTCGTGCTCGTGGGCCTCGAACATCGCGTCACCGGTCAGCGGGCGACAGTACTCGCCGGTGTAGCGCGTCGCGGCGATCACCCGGTCGGCGACGACGCGACGGCCGTCCTGGGTCTCGACGGCCAGCGGCGCGTCCGCTGGGTCGGCGCTCTCGTCGTCGGTCGGGTCGGCGTCGCCCGCCCGCTCGACGGATTGGACGAGGTCGTCGACGAGCCGGCAGCCGGTCTCGCGGGCGTGGTCGCGGAGCAGTGCCTGGAACGTCTCGACGTCGATGCCGGCGGGGAAGCCGGGGTAGTTGCCGAGGAACGCACAGCGGTCGAGCGACGCGGTCCCGCGGTCGAAGACGACGGTGTCGAGCCCGGAGCGAGCGAGGAAGACGCCGGCCGCCGCACCCGCGGGGCCGCAGCCGACGACGACGGCGTCGGCGGACTCGAACGCAGATTCGGGTTCGCCACCCTCGCTCGCGTCGCTCATCTACAGGTCACCCGCGACGATCGCCGCGACGCGCTCGCGGTCGAACAGCTCTGCGTCGGCGCCGTACAGTTGGTTCGCGGTCCGCTCGGTCAGCACCATGCTCGTGATCGGGCCCTGGTAGAGGCCCCCGGCGCGGTAGACGTCGCCGTTCCGGACGGCGGTGAGGGTGCCGGCGGTCTGGTGGTCTTCGAGGAACGAGACGACCGTGTTCTGGAACTCGTCGGCGGACATGGCCTCGTAGCCCCGCAGCATCATCACCTCGGGGTCGACCTTCAGCAGCGTCTCCAGGTCGATGGCCGCCCGCGAGCCGTGGAAGTCCTTGATGTCCGTGCTCGCGAGCGCGTCGCGCACGCGGAGGTCGGTGAGGTGCTTGAAGCCGGTCCCCTCGCCGACGACGTAGGGGTAGTACTCCTCGGGCTCGTTGCCGACGCCCCAGAGGACGGCGACTTCCGGTCGGTCGCCCTGGTTCGGGACGACGGGCGCGAGGTTCGACTGGAACTCGTCGTGGACGGCCTCGAACGCCTCGTAGCGGTCGGTGCGGTCGAACACCTGCGCGAGCTTCTCGAAGCCCTCCATGAGGGTGTAGTAGCGGTAGTCCGAATGCCAGGGGTAGTGCTGTGCGTAGATGCAGTTGCCGAAGATGGGCCCGATCTCCGAGACGATCTCGTCGACGTCCGACTGCTCCCACCCTTTGAAGCGGTTCATCAGGAAGTTCGGGTCCATGACGTGGACGTCGGCGTCGAGCTCGTAGAACAGCTCCGTGCCGACGCCGCCGTCCTGGTAGAGCGAGACCACGTCGCTCTTGTCGACGCTGACGCCCGGGATCGAGTCGTAGTAGTCGGTGTGATAGCGGCTCTTCAGCCAGACGCCCTCCGGCGGTTCGAGGCCGAGGGCGATCCCCATGTCGGCCCACGAGCCGTTGTTGGCGACCCAGGTCTCGGGGACGGCGTCGAAGGTCACCTCACCGACGGGCTCGATCGACACCGAATAGGACGTCTCGACCGCCGACGACTCCGTACTGGCCGGTGTCTCCGTCTGTGTTCCGGCGCCGCCGGTCGGCGTCGGCGTGTCGGTGGGCGTCTCGGTCGGCGTCGCGGTGTCGCCGCTCCCGTCGGCGGGCGTGTCGGTCGCTTCGCCGCCCGTACAGCCGGCGAGGCTTCCGCCGCCGACGAGCGCGGCCGCGGTGGTCAGGTAGGCTCTGCGTGTGGGATCGGAGTCGGATTCGTCGGTCATTGTCCGGTGATGATGTCCGCAACGGTGTCGTGGTCGAACAGCTGGTCGTCGGTCGCGAGGTCGGGGTAGGCGCCCTCGGTGTAGCTCGGCCACTCGCCGAAGGCCTCGGGGTACAGTTGCTTTGCGCCCATCTCGATCTGGAAGAGATTGAGCAGCGGGCCCTGGTGGCGAGTGCCCTGGGCGTGGACGCGGCCCTCCTCGACGGCGGTGACGGTGCCGGCGACGGGGTCGTCTTCGAGCGAGTCGCGGATCGCCGCCATGTCGTGAGCGTCGACGACGCCGCCGAGGACGAGCAGCACGTCGGGGTCGGCCTCGGCCAGCCCCTCGTAGTCTACTTTCGCGCCGTTGGCGACGTCCGCGCCGAAGGCGTCGGTCGCACCGAGCGGCCGCGTGTGTGCGGCGTGGTAGCCGAGAGCGTTCACGTCGTAGGTCCACATCCCGTCGCCCGCCGTGGAGGGCAACACCATCGCCACGGAGGGGCGTTCGCTCTCGGGCGGTAGCCCCGCCTCGACGGTGGCGAGTAGATCCGCGCGAACGTCGGTCAGCGCCTCGTAGCGAGCCGTCTCGCGGAGCGCTCGCGCGACGCCGCCGAAGGTCTCCCAGAGGGTGTAGTACTCGTAGGCGTCGGCGTAGGCGTCGGGCGGCGAACCGTGCTGTGCGCTGAAGGTGTTGCCGAACCACGGGCCGACGGTGTCGGCGACCGTCTCGACGCTCTCGCGGTCCCAGTTGCCCATCGTGGCGACGTTCGCCGGGTCCGCGAGGTGGACGTCGCTGTCGAGTTCGTATACTTTC
This DNA window, taken from Halosimplex litoreum, encodes the following:
- a CDS encoding ABC transporter substrate-binding protein, giving the protein MTDESDSDPTRRAYLTTAAALVGGGSLAGCTGGEATDTPADGSGDTATPTETPTDTPTPTGGAGTQTETPASTESSAVETSYSVSIEPVGEVTFDAVPETWVANNGSWADMGIALGLEPPEGVWLKSRYHTDYYDSIPGVSVDKSDVVSLYQDGGVGTELFYELDADVHVMDPNFLMNRFKGWEQSDVDEIVSEIGPIFGNCIYAQHYPWHSDYRYYTLMEGFEKLAQVFDRTDRYEAFEAVHDEFQSNLAPVVPNQGDRPEVAVLWGVGNEPEEYYPYVVGEGTGFKHLTDLRVRDALASTDIKDFHGSRAAIDLETLLKVDPEVMMLRGYEAMSADEFQNTVVSFLEDHQTAGTLTAVRNGDVYRAGGLYQGPITSMVLTERTANQLYGADAELFDRERVAAIVAGDL
- a CDS encoding FAD-dependent oxidoreductase — translated: MSDASEGGEPESAFESADAVVVGCGPAGAAAGVFLARSGLDTVVFDRGTASLDRCAFLGNYPGFPAGIDVETFQALLRDHARETGCRLVDDLVQSVERAGDADPTDDESADPADAPLAVETQDGRRVVADRVIAATRYTGEYCRPLTGDAMFEAHEHDGETHEHVDPDYADADGRTPVDGLYVASPAGQRDVQAVVAAGRGAHVARTLLEDRRVERGYPVDLARHYDWLRPDSEFEGEWGDRERWREWFDERVPEDHDADDATLDDLREEYIDDAFDTRRSADEVADLTDRGHQRLLEHLDDDAVLERAAEIEAGRTAANDPDGDAPDDVPAGDAPAGDAPDGGGRSEGASANRNH
- a CDS encoding ABC transporter substrate-binding protein, producing the protein MHDGTDGERTRREVVRAGVGLAAAGALAGCLGGSDSTGTPTPEAGPADGADPTPTTPTDDPTAQPSDGTATESVTATETATTTPSGPYSVELAPMGEVRFESTPESIFTILSSHADMALALGRGDDVNAVYAVDYTNSLMNAFTPALDGVTVDWSDCFASWNPPEEKVYELDSDVHLADPANVATMGNWDRESVETVADTVGPWFGNTFSAQHGSPPDAYADAYEYYTLWETFGGVARALRETARYEALTDVRADLLATVEAGLPPESERPSVAMVLPSTAGDGMWTYDVNALGYHAAHTRPLGATDAFGADVANGAKVDYEGLAEADPDVLLVLGGVVDAHDMAAIRDSLEDDPVAGTVTAVEEGRVHAQGTRHQGPLLNLFQIEMGAKQLYPEAFGEWPSYTEGAYPDLATDDQLFDHDTVADIITGQ